CCCCGCCTCGACGGCGACCAGCACCTCGCCGCGGTCGATCGCCGTCGCCACGTCGCCGACCTCCAGGAGCGCCGCGTCGAGCACGCGCCGCACGGCGAGGTGATCGTCGGGTCGCGCCGTCCGTACCCCCACGTTCACCACGGCGCTCACCCGCCCTTGATGAGCCGCAGCACCCGCACCGACTCGGCCTCGACGGGGGCGTCCTCGGGCACGGGTCGACCGTCGACCAGCACTGACGCCTCGTGGTGGTTCAGTCCGACCTCGCACAGGAGGTCGCCGTAGGTGGATTCCGTGGGATCGTCCAGTTC
The Halomarina pelagica DNA segment above includes these coding regions:
- the samp2 gene encoding ubiquitin-like small modifier protein SAMP2 gives rise to the protein MRVTVEVVGEGTHAVELDDPTESTYGDLLCEVGLNHHEASVLVDGRPVPEDAPVEAESVRVLRLIKGG